One window from the genome of bacterium encodes:
- a CDS encoding GNAT family N-acetyltransferase — protein MKDETIPSATTPHPPGAGESGGGKFLLETHRLTLRELTFDDTDSLLSILSDPVAMRWYPQTYSREETRGWIERTRASYEKHGHGFWACILKESGGFAGICGILQQTVEDAEEKEVGYLFVRRLWNQGLATEAARACFEYGFNILHFPRIISMIRPENLPSQRVAQKNGLVLEREVFWKGFVHGVWARME, from the coding sequence ATGAAGGATGAAACAATCCCTTCTGCTACTACCCCGCACCCTCCGGGTGCGGGTGAGAGCGGCGGCGGGAAATTCCTGCTTGAAACCCATCGCCTTACTCTGCGTGAACTGACCTTCGACGACACGGACAGCCTGTTGTCTATTCTCTCCGATCCGGTGGCGATGCGGTGGTATCCGCAGACCTACAGCCGCGAGGAAACCCGGGGCTGGATCGAACGCACGCGGGCCAGCTATGAGAAACATGGCCACGGCTTCTGGGCCTGCATCTTAAAAGAGAGCGGCGGGTTTGCCGGCATCTGCGGCATCCTGCAACAGACCGTCGAGGATGCGGAGGAGAAAGAAGTCGGCTACCTGTTCGTGCGCCGCCTGTGGAATCAGGGCCTGGCCACCGAAGCCGCCCGCGCCTGCTTTGAGTACGGCTTCAACATCCTTCATTTTCCGCGTATCATTTCCATGATCCGCCCGGAGAATCTCCCTTCTCAGCGCGTCGCCCAGAAAAACGGCCTCGTGCTGGAACGCGAAGTTT
- a CDS encoding pirin family protein: MIQHIPATSRHYQDFGWLKTYWLFSFDTYHDPSNLRWGVLRVFNDDRVDAGQGFGMHPHREMEIVTVVHSGELSHEDSTGGKGVIRAGEVQHMSAGTGIIHSEFNHGKEPVSLYQIWVLPNERGVQPGYEQKMVGAPQPNSLLALASGEGVSGALTMHADATIYQGNLKEGRKLDYDTDPARRVFIYVTTGNLSVNTVSFLKGDQARVKSESKLTLEGVADTDFMLIDAGVAL; this comes from the coding sequence ATGATCCAGCATATCCCGGCGACCAGTCGCCACTATCAGGATTTCGGGTGGTTGAAGACCTATTGGTTGTTTTCCTTCGACACCTACCACGACCCTTCCAATTTGCGCTGGGGAGTGCTGCGTGTGTTCAATGATGACCGGGTGGATGCGGGACAGGGCTTCGGCATGCACCCCCACCGCGAAATGGAGATCGTGACCGTGGTGCATTCGGGTGAGCTTTCCCATGAGGACAGCACCGGCGGCAAGGGCGTGATCCGCGCCGGGGAAGTGCAGCACATGTCGGCGGGCACGGGGATCATCCATTCGGAATTCAACCACGGCAAGGAGCCGGTCAGCCTTTATCAGATCTGGGTGCTGCCCAACGAGCGCGGCGTGCAGCCGGGCTACGAGCAGAAGATGGTAGGCGCGCCGCAGCCCAATTCCCTGCTGGCGCTGGCGTCGGGCGAAGGCGTCAGCGGTGCGCTGACCATGCATGCCGACGCCACCATCTATCAGGGCAACCTCAAGGAAGGCCGCAAGCTGGACTATGACACCGACCCCGCGCGGCGCGTGTTCATCTACGTCACCACCGGCAATCTCAGTGTCAACACCGTCAGCTTTTTGAAGGGCGACCAGGCGCGCGTCAAGAGCGAGAGCAAGCTGACGCTCGAAGGCGTTGCCGACACCGACTTTATGCTGATTGACGCCGGTGTGGCGCTTTAA
- a CDS encoding OsmC family protein, protein MNRKANAVWNGDLKAGKGVMSVDSGVLQNAQYSFSTRFENGIGTNPEELIAAAHAGCFSMALSGELTKAGMTPESIHTTATVTLEMLPQGPTVTEIHLDVTAQVPGVDKDAFLKTAEAAKAGCPISRLLNTKITMNAKLSS, encoded by the coding sequence ATGAACCGGAAGGCTAATGCCGTGTGGAACGGCGATTTGAAGGCGGGCAAGGGTGTGATGTCGGTGGACAGCGGCGTGTTGCAGAACGCGCAGTATTCCTTCAGCACGCGGTTCGAAAATGGAATCGGCACCAATCCCGAAGAACTGATTGCCGCCGCCCATGCGGGCTGTTTTTCCATGGCGCTGTCCGGAGAATTGACCAAGGCGGGGATGACTCCCGAAAGCATCCACACCACGGCCACCGTGACACTGGAAATGCTGCCGCAGGGTCCTACCGTAACCGAAATCCATCTCGACGTCACCGCGCAGGTTCCCGGTGTGGACAAGGACGCTTTTCTGAAGACCGCCGAGGCCGCCAAAGCCGGCTGCCCGATCTCGCGGCTGCTGAACACCAAGATCACCATGAACGCCAAATTATCGTCTTGA
- the bshA gene encoding N-acetyl-alpha-D-glucosaminyl L-malate synthase BshA gives MKIGIVCYPTFGGSGVVATELGLTLAERGHEVHFFSNARPFRLPGFKPRVLFHEVPVVHYSLFDHTPYTLTLSSTLYEVFELHQLDVIHAHYAIPHAAAAYMAKQMTGGKLPFVTTLHGTDITLVGSHPAYAPVVKFTIDQSDGVTAVSQDLARETHDLIGVTRDIKVIPNFVNMELYQHRDGCEFKQFFAPNCEPLIVHISNFRPVKRIPDLIKAFIKVRKEIPARMLLVGDGPERARAEMDARAGGVLDDIFFLGNQVAVTDLLSIADMYFLPSETESFGLSALEAMASELPVVATRVGGLPEVVSDGETGFLVPVGDTDEMARRLIELAVHPEKRRQMGLAARERAATLFPRDKVVAMYEDVYKEVTHKKS, from the coding sequence ATGAAAATCGGTATTGTCTGTTATCCGACCTTTGGCGGTTCTGGAGTGGTGGCTACCGAACTGGGGCTCACTCTGGCGGAGCGCGGTCACGAAGTGCACTTTTTTTCCAATGCGCGGCCTTTCCGGCTGCCGGGATTCAAGCCGCGGGTGTTGTTCCACGAAGTGCCCGTGGTGCACTATTCCCTGTTCGATCACACGCCGTACACACTGACGCTGTCCTCGACCCTCTACGAAGTTTTCGAGCTGCACCAGCTTGATGTGATCCACGCGCACTATGCGATTCCTCACGCCGCGGCGGCTTATATGGCCAAGCAGATGACCGGCGGCAAGCTGCCGTTTGTCACCACATTGCATGGCACGGACATCACACTGGTGGGCTCCCATCCGGCCTATGCGCCGGTGGTGAAGTTCACCATCGACCAGTCGGACGGCGTGACGGCGGTGTCGCAGGATCTGGCCCGGGAGACGCACGACCTGATCGGCGTCACGCGCGACATCAAGGTGATTCCCAATTTCGTAAACATGGAACTTTACCAGCACCGCGACGGCTGCGAGTTCAAACAGTTCTTTGCGCCCAACTGCGAGCCGCTGATTGTGCACATCTCCAACTTCCGCCCGGTCAAGCGCATTCCCGATCTGATCAAGGCCTTTATCAAAGTGCGCAAGGAGATCCCGGCGCGGATGCTGCTGGTGGGCGACGGCCCCGAACGTGCACGGGCGGAAATGGATGCCCGGGCGGGAGGAGTGCTGGATGACATTTTCTTCCTCGGCAATCAGGTGGCGGTGACGGATCTGCTGTCCATCGCCGATATGTATTTCCTGCCCTCGGAGACCGAATCCTTCGGTCTCTCCGCGCTGGAAGCAATGGCCAGCGAATTGCCCGTGGTGGCTACCCGTGTGGGTGGTCTGCCCGAAGTGGTGAGCGACGGCGAGACTGGATTTCTGGTTCCTGTCGGCGATACCGATGAGATGGCGCGGCGGCTGATCGAACTGGCCGTCCATCCCGAAAAGCGCCGCCAGATGGGTCTGGCCGCCCGGGAGCGCGCCGCCACCTTGTTCCCACGGGACAAGGTCGTGGCGATGTACGAGGATGTGTACAAGGAAGTAACTCATAAGAAAAGCTGA